The Rhodoflexus caldus genome contains the following window.
AAGACCCGCAAACAGGTAACGGTTGCCCTTTCGGGCGACGGGGCGGATGAACTGTTTGCAGGTTATCAGAAATACCGCGCCGAGTGGATGATTCGCAACAACGCTTGGCAGCCGCAACTGGCAAAACTTTTATCGCCGCTGCTGCAACACCTGCCCCAATCGCGAAACAGCACTTGGGCAAACCGCTTCCGTCGGATGCAGCGCTTAGCCGAAGCTGCCCGCATGAACCCGCAGGAGCGTTATTGGTTCTTAACCGCTTTCATGCCCGAAAAAACGGTTTTAGGCATGCTACAAACGATTGACAGCGAAGAAGTTATATCGGAAGTCATGCGCCGAAAGGCAGCCTTGACGCAAACCGTCACGGGCAGCGACCTGAACGAAATCCTGCTTGCCGATACGCGCTTGGTGCTGCCCAACGACATGCTGCACAAAGCCGACAGCATGAGCATGGCGCACGCATTGGAAGTCCGCGTGCCGTTTTTAGACCATCGGGTAGTAGAGTTTGCGCTTAGTCTGCCTGCCGAGTACAAAATCAACGCACGGCTCAACAAACGCATTGTGCAAGATGCTTTCCGCTCGTTTTTGCCTGCCGCGCTCTACAACCGCCCTAAGAAAGGCTTTGAAGTGCCGCTGCTGACGGCTTTCCGCACCGAGTGGCGCAACTTGTTGGAAAACAAGTTGTTGTCAGACGATTTCATCCGAGAACAGGGCGTTTTCAAACCCGACTACATCCGCAACCTGAAAAAATCGCTGTTTGAGAGCAATTCCGTTGAGCAAAACCATGTTTGGGCAATCATGGTATTTCAAAGTTGGTGGCAGCGCTTAGGAATGAACCTTGCCGCAGAGACAGAGGAGGAATAGATAAGCAATTCAAATCGCGTTTTTTAGAACAGCCGGCAGTTGAACCAAAAACCCGACAGGTGTTCAAGACCGGTCGGGTTTAAACAATTGGCATTGAATGATTTGTGCCAAAAAGTGGTCGCCAATCATTCGCATCTTTCCTTTATCCTCTTTCGGCAGGTTTAGTGCGTAATTACGGGAGGCAACTCTGCCGCTTGCTTAACAAAACTTTCCACCATTGACAAGGCAGGCACTTGGCGAACTAATTTTTTCTCTTCGTTTACTTCAAGCATTTTAGCGTGCAGGTTTTCAGGTTTGCGATGCTTCAACTCTTTCACGCTGTCAATACCGGCGGCGTGCAGCAGTTCGGCGTATTGCGAACTTACCCCTTTGATACGGAATAAGTCTGCCATATTTGTCCAAGTCAGGATTTTTCCCTCATCAATACCGGTGTCGGCAGCTACTTTTTCTCTGCCTTTTTTGGTGGCGCAGGCTTCCAGCAGTTGCTCTACGGTTTTGATACCTGCATTGCCGAGTTTTTCTGCAAATACAGGGCCTATGCCTTCAATTTCATCAATTTTGTAAGCCATTGGTGTGAAAGGTTTAGTGTGAATAAATGCAATTCCAAGATAATAGCTTTCCGATATACAAAGCAAATTCCGTGGGTTGATTCAAACCCGCCTTGTATGGCATCCGAATATTTTTTTATACTTTGCGACACCGCTGAGCAATCAACCTGTAAGTAACGCACCGGCTGACTTTTATCTTCTTTGTTCTTTTGTGAAAATGAAAAAAACTACCCTTTTGTGGCTGTTCCTGTGGGTGTTTGCGGCAACAGCATGGGCACAAAATGCAGATTCGCTGTTCATTCGCGAAAACTATCAGAAATACGAGTACTACATTCCCATGCGCGACGGCACAAAACTGTTTACCCATGTGTATGTGCCAAAAGACGCTTCCGAGCAGAACAAATACCCGATGCTGATGCAGCGCACCTGTTACAGCGTTGCACCTTACGGCTTAGACCAATACCCGACGCGCCTTGGCCCTTCGCCAACCCTGATGCGCGACAAGTACATCTTTGTTTATCAAGACGTGCGCGGACGCTACATGTCCGAAGGGCAATGGACAAATATGACCCCGCACATTCCTAACAAAAAAGGCAAAAACGATGTAGACGAGGCCTCCGATACTTTTGATACGATTGAGTGGTTGCTGAAAAACATCAAACACAACAACGGGCGTATCGGTCAGTGGGGGATTTCTTACCCGGGCTTTTATACGGTTGCAGGCGCACTCAGCAATCACCCTGCACTGAAAGCAGTTTCACCGCAAGCACCCGTCGGCGACTTCTTCTTTGACGATTTTCACCACAATGGCGCATTTACGCTGGGTTATTTCTTTACATATCCTGTTTTTGGCGTGCAGAAAACCAAGAATACGCCCGAAAGCTGGTTCCGCGAAGACGGTATCAAAACACCCTCCCGCGATGTGTACCAATACCTGCTGGACTTAGGGCCTCTCAAAAACGCCAACGAACTCTACAAAGACAATTTTTTCTGGAAAGAAACGGTTGAGCACCCGAATTATGACGAGTTTTGGCAAAAGCGCGGCATCATTCAGCACCTCAAAGGCGTTAAGCCTGCCATGATGACCGTTGGCGGTTGGTTTGATGCCGAAGACCTCTACGGCCCGCTCAATGTGTACAAAGCCAATGAAAAAGGCAGCCCGGGCGCTTACAATACGTTAGTGATGTCGCCTTTTGGGCACGGCCGCTGGTCAAGAGATGCCAAAGGGCCTACGCTGCACAGCAATGTATATTTTGGCGACAATATCGCACAATTTTATCAACAGGAAATTGAGGCAAAGTTCTTCCGTCATTTCCTCAAAGAATCAGGCGATGGTAAAACAGGGCTACCCGAAGCCTATATGTTTGATACGGGCAGCAAAAAATGGATGCAGTTTGATGCATGGCCGGCCAAAAATGCGCAGAACCTGACATTTTACCTGCATGAAAACGGTAAGCTGAACAGCCAAATGCCTCAGGCTGCTAACAGCTTTACCGAGTATGTGAGCGACCCTGCCAAGCCCGTACCGCATACGGAAAATCTGCGCAGCATGGGCGGATTTACGCCTTTTGACTACATGAGCGAAGACCAGCGCTTTGCCGGACGTCGCCCCGACGTGCTGGTATTTCAAACCGATGAGCTGACCGAAGACATCACACTCGGCGGCGAAATTATGGCGAAGTTGAAAGTAAGCACCACAGGTTCGGATGCCGATTTCTTTGTCAAACTGATTGATGTATATCCGGGCAACGAACCCGACCACCCCTACATGCCCGACCGCAAAATGATTCTGGGCGGCTATCAGCAAATGGTGCGCAGCGAAATTATGCGGGCGCGTTTCCGCAACAGCTTTGAAAAGCCTGAACCCATGCAGCCCAATCAGATAACGGAAGTGAATTTCCGCTTGCAGGACGTGCTGCATACCTTCAAAAAAGGGCATCGCATCATGATTCAGATTCAGAGCACGGCCTTCCCGCTGTTTGACCGCAACCCGCAGAAGTTTGTGGAGAATATCTACAAGGCAAATCCCGAAGACTTCATCAAGGCCACTCATCGCGTCTATCACCAACAAAGCGCTGCTTCGGCTATTGAGGTGCAAGTGATTAAGTAGACAAGTAATTACGGCGAGTTTTTTTGCACACGGATTTCAGGCGAATACGCGGTTTTATGCAGATTCCGAGCCGAATCCGTGTGTTTATGTTATGCGTTTAGATTTGCTTAATAAACGCGAATTTTGCGCCAGAATCTTGGAAAAGTTTAATCCTGTTTTATGTGATATCTGTATGGGGACAAGGCATGCCCTGTTCCTACAAATTTACCCGCATCGGAAAAATACAATTTGCGGAATCATATTTTTGTGCAAGTGGTGTCGTTTTGATTTTTTTCACGCAAAACGCACTGATTTTCAATTGAATAGCAAATAATTCGCGTTAATAAGGGATTTTCTGTGTAGACTTTTCCCACAAGTCAAACGAAATGCGGGCTTCATCGGGCAGCAGTTGCAACATGCGGATACTGCGTTGTTCCATGGGTTTTTCCAATTCTTCATAAATGAACTGGTCGCTGAAACCGATGCGGTGTGCGTCGTGGCGGTCGTTGGCGTAGTAAACGGTGGGAATCCGCGCCCAGTAAATCGCGCCAAGGCACATGGGGCAGGGTTCGCAACTGGTGAACAGTACGCAGTCTTCCAAACTGAAACTGCCGATGCGCTCACAGGCCAGACGAATGGCAGACACTTCGGCATGGGCGGTCGGGTCGTTGAGTTGCGTTACGCGGTTGCCCGATTCGCCGATGATTTCCCCGTTGCGAACCACTACCGCCCCAAAAGGACCGCCAAGCCCTTTGGCTACGTTTTCGCTTGCCAATTCAATGGCGCGGCGCATGAATTTTTCTATATCCATGGAGAGTGAATTGGTGAATTTATAGCTGTTAGTTATCAAAATTAATGACTGTCTGGAATAATATACCCTAATTTTATCTCATCTAAGGATTATACTCATAGAAACCTGTAGCTTTATGTAGCTCAAAATAGTATAAAATCCTTAAAATCAAGTATTTAACTTTTGTTAGCATTTTTTAACATATCTATTTTTAGGTTATTTAAGTCATTTTTTTTTTTTTGAGCTCAAGAAAATTTATCAACAATATGAGAAAAACAATTTTTGCCTTTTTATCAGCAGCTTCGCTAATGATGGCAACATGGTCTAATCAGTCTTATGCAAGACAAACAAACCCGGGAGACGGCACTGTATTACCTGAAATCGTTGTATCTTGTGAATACAAAGGTTCACACACGTTTCAGATTAATTTTGACAATATGTCATACTCCGTTTGCTTTCAACTTTGGAAGTGTTCTTACGGATGGGACTTTAATTTCTGTTAATCTGTTATGTTGATGTTGTAGAGAACATCCTTAATATATAGTGTTCTCTACAATTTACGTGCGTTTATTTTGAAAATAATTTACAATTAGAGCTAAAATGATAGCTATTGAAAAATTATCCCTTAGCAAAGGTAAAACTGTCATTCTAAAAAATATTGACTTATCTATTACACAAGGCGATGTTGTGCTATTAGCCGGACGAAACGGTGCAGGCAAAACCACACTGCTCAAATGTCTCTTGGGTATAGAAAAAAACTATACAGGTCGGATTGTTTTTCATACAGACAGTGGACGTTCTATCGGGTACGTGCCTGACTATCCGGCGCTATATGACCATCTGAGTGCCTACGATAATTTAAATATCACCCGCCTGTACCATGGAAAACCATTAGCTGCTGTCAGCGAGCAATTGGCAAAAGCAGGATTAGCACAAGATGCACATACGAAAGTAAAGTATTTTTCCGCAGGGATGAAGAAAAAACTATCTATTGCTGCTGCGTTGATTTGCCGTCCTCAACTGCTCATATTAGACGAACCCACCAATGCGCTTGATCCTGAAGCGGTAATTGAACTGCGGGAGCATATCGCAAAGCTAAGCCGCGAAGAGAAAGTTACCTTCCTGATTGCCACACATTTGCTGGAAGAAATCAACAAAATTGCTACTCAATTAGTACTGCTTAAGAAAGGTGTTGTCGTTTTTAATGAACCCCGCAGTACCTACGGGCAATACAAAGTAATCAAAGGCACTGTTGCTGAGCATTTGAAAGACGGATTGAAAGATTTGCTTGCCTCACATCAGTTAAAAGCAAAATCAGACGACCATCTGACAGAAATTCTGTTGCCGCCAACACTCACAGACGAAGGACAACTCGGCAGCCTGCTTACCGATATAACCATACGCGATGCCTCCATAGAAGATTTATTCACTTTTAACCATGTGGGATAGATGATAGCGGCGCATTTGAAGAATTTTATCTACATAGAATGCCTAAAATTTTTTAGAACAAAAAACTTTGTAATTGCTGTTTTGCTGTTAGCAGTTTGTGCTTGCGTTATACTGATAGACTTTCATTTGAGAATCCATGAAAAATTTGCAAGGTATGTCTCGTTTAATAAGGATGCGGTCTTTGTTACTTACTATCTGAAAAATCTGTCGCCCAAATTAGGAATCGTCAGCTACCTGCTCCCGACGATATTTA
Protein-coding sequences here:
- a CDS encoding ABC transporter ATP-binding protein, which produces MIAIEKLSLSKGKTVILKNIDLSITQGDVVLLAGRNGAGKTTLLKCLLGIEKNYTGRIVFHTDSGRSIGYVPDYPALYDHLSAYDNLNITRLYHGKPLAAVSEQLAKAGLAQDAHTKVKYFSAGMKKKLSIAAALICRPQLLILDEPTNALDPEAVIELREHIAKLSREEKVTFLIATHLLEEINKIATQLVLLKKGVVVFNEPRSTYGQYKVIKGTVAEHLKDGLKDLLASHQLKAKSDDHLTEILLPPTLTDEGQLGSLLTDITIRDASIEDLFTFNHVG
- a CDS encoding CocE/NonD family hydrolase — its product is MKKTTLLWLFLWVFAATAWAQNADSLFIRENYQKYEYYIPMRDGTKLFTHVYVPKDASEQNKYPMLMQRTCYSVAPYGLDQYPTRLGPSPTLMRDKYIFVYQDVRGRYMSEGQWTNMTPHIPNKKGKNDVDEASDTFDTIEWLLKNIKHNNGRIGQWGISYPGFYTVAGALSNHPALKAVSPQAPVGDFFFDDFHHNGAFTLGYFFTYPVFGVQKTKNTPESWFREDGIKTPSRDVYQYLLDLGPLKNANELYKDNFFWKETVEHPNYDEFWQKRGIIQHLKGVKPAMMTVGGWFDAEDLYGPLNVYKANEKGSPGAYNTLVMSPFGHGRWSRDAKGPTLHSNVYFGDNIAQFYQQEIEAKFFRHFLKESGDGKTGLPEAYMFDTGSKKWMQFDAWPAKNAQNLTFYLHENGKLNSQMPQAANSFTEYVSDPAKPVPHTENLRSMGGFTPFDYMSEDQRFAGRRPDVLVFQTDELTEDITLGGEIMAKLKVSTTGSDADFFVKLIDVYPGNEPDHPYMPDRKMILGGYQQMVRSEIMRARFRNSFEKPEPMQPNQITEVNFRLQDVLHTFKKGHRIMIQIQSTAFPLFDRNPQKFVENIYKANPEDFIKATHRVYHQQSAASAIEVQVIK
- a CDS encoding nucleoside deaminase gives rise to the protein MDIEKFMRRAIELASENVAKGLGGPFGAVVVRNGEIIGESGNRVTQLNDPTAHAEVSAIRLACERIGSFSLEDCVLFTSCEPCPMCLGAIYWARIPTVYYANDRHDAHRIGFSDQFIYEELEKPMEQRSIRMLQLLPDEARISFDLWEKSTQKIPY
- a CDS encoding DUF4332 domain-containing protein, giving the protein MAYKIDEIEGIGPVFAEKLGNAGIKTVEQLLEACATKKGREKVAADTGIDEGKILTWTNMADLFRIKGVSSQYAELLHAAGIDSVKELKHRKPENLHAKMLEVNEEKKLVRQVPALSMVESFVKQAAELPPVITH